The Streptomyces collinus DNA segment CCGGTCGAGGCGATCTTCTACGAGGACGACACTCCCGAGGAGTGGAAGGACTACTACAAGGCGAACGTCGAGTTCTTCGACGAGCTCGGTTCGCCCGGCGGAGCCAGCAAGCTGGGGCTGATCGAGCGCGACCACCCCTTCGTCGCCGCGCTGCCGCCGCAGAACCAGTAAGAGCGGCCCGCACTCCGTGCCGCCTCGGTCCCGTACGGCCCGATCACCCCGTTGATCGCCGTACGGGGCCGAGGCGTTTGCCGTAACCGGCTCGTACGTACGAGAAAGTGAGCCAGAACCCGTGTCCGCAGTCTCCGACCGCCTCCCCACCTTCCCCTGGGACAAGCTGACCCCGTACAAGGCCACGGCCGCCGCCCATCCGGACGGCATCGTCGACCTGTCCGTCGGCACCCCGGTCGACCCGGTACCCGAGCTGATCCAGAAAGCGCTGGTGGCCGCGGCCGACTCGCCGGGCTATCCGACGGTGTGGGGCACGCCCGAGCTGCGCGACGCGATCACCGGCTGGGTCGAGCGCCGCCTCGGCGCCCGGGAGGTCACCCACCGTCACGTGCTGCCGATCGTCGGCTCCAAGGAGCTCGTCGCCTGGCTCCCCACCCAGCTGGGCCTCGGCCCCGGCGACCGGGTGGCCTACCCGCGCCTGGCCTACCCGACGTACGAGGTGGGTGCCCGCCTGGCACGCGCCGACCACGAGGCCTACGACGACCCGACGCAGCTGGATCCCGAGGGCCTGAAGCTCCTCTGGCTGAACTCCCCGTCGAACCCCACGGGCAAGGTCCTCTCCAAGGAGGAGCTGACCCGGATCGTCTCCTGGGCCCGCTCGCACGGCATCCTGCTCTTCTCCGACGAGTGCTACCTGGAGCTGGGCTGGGAGGCCGACCCGGTCTCGGTGCTGCACCCGGACGTCAACGGCGGCTCGTACGACGGCATCGTCGCCGTCCACTCCCTCTCCAAGCGCTCGAACCTCGCCGGCTACCGCGCGGCCTTCCTGGCCGGTGACCCGGCGGTCCTCGGCCCGCTCCTGGAGATCCGCAAGCACGGCGGCATGATGACGTCGGCTCCGACGCAGGCTGCGGTGATCGCGGCCCTCGGCGACGACGACCACGTCCGCGTCCAGCGCGAGCGCTACGCGTCCCGCCGCGAGCTGCTGCGCGAGGCCCTGGTCACCCACGGCTTCCGCATCGAGCACAGCGAGGCCAGCCTCTACCTGTGGGCCACCAGGGGCGAATCCTGCTGGGACACGGTCGACCACCTCGCCAAGCGCGGCATCCTCGTGGCCCCCGGTGACTTCTACGGCCCGGCGGGCGCGCAGTTCGTGCGCGTGGCGCTGACGGCCACGGACGAGAGGGTGGCGGCGGCCGTACAGCGGCTGTGACCGCGGCCGAGCACACCGAAGGGGTCCGGGGAAGCTCCCCGGACCCCTTCGGCGTCGCAACGCCGGCGCGTCAGCCGACCGGCAGGCCCTTCGCCGGCAGGGCGTCCGCGGACGGCACGCCACCCTTGGTCAGGGACCCCGTGGGCAGGCCGCCCTTGGTCGAACCGGCCGTGTCGCCGACCAGCTGCCCGGTGGAGCCCGCCGCGTCACCGGCCGCCTTCTGCGCCACGGGCGTGGTCTTCTTGACCGCCTGGCCACCGGTCTTGCCCGCGGCCGGCACCGCCTTCTTGACGGACTTGCCGCCGGTGTCACCCGCGGAC contains these protein-coding regions:
- the fdxA gene encoding ferredoxin, with the translated sequence MTYVIAQPCVDVKDKACIEECPVDCIYEGQRSLYIHPDECVDCGACEPVCPVEAIFYEDDTPEEWKDYYKANVEFFDELGSPGGASKLGLIERDHPFVAALPPQNQ
- a CDS encoding bifunctional succinyldiaminopimelate transaminase/glutamate-prephenate aminotransferase, with amino-acid sequence MSAVSDRLPTFPWDKLTPYKATAAAHPDGIVDLSVGTPVDPVPELIQKALVAAADSPGYPTVWGTPELRDAITGWVERRLGAREVTHRHVLPIVGSKELVAWLPTQLGLGPGDRVAYPRLAYPTYEVGARLARADHEAYDDPTQLDPEGLKLLWLNSPSNPTGKVLSKEELTRIVSWARSHGILLFSDECYLELGWEADPVSVLHPDVNGGSYDGIVAVHSLSKRSNLAGYRAAFLAGDPAVLGPLLEIRKHGGMMTSAPTQAAVIAALGDDDHVRVQRERYASRRELLREALVTHGFRIEHSEASLYLWATRGESCWDTVDHLAKRGILVAPGDFYGPAGAQFVRVALTATDERVAAAVQRL
- a CDS encoding ATP-binding protein, whose product is MSLPLTRRIARAALIVAAGAAAGVGAAGSASAAPELPATPNLGGLTAPDGANVGDTVDGAAQNVTESAGDTGGKSVKKAVPAAGKTGGQAVKKTTPVAQKAAGDAAGSTGQLVGDTAGSTKGGLPTGSLTKGGVPSADALPAKGLPVG